From the Lathyrus oleraceus cultivar Zhongwan6 chromosome 3, CAAS_Psat_ZW6_1.0, whole genome shotgun sequence genome, the window TAAGAAACGTGATGAAGTAAACCACATATGACATTAAATCTCCATTTCTTATTTGCCGACATATAACTACGCAACTTAAAGGACACTCACATTTTCTTGAACCAGTGTCATCTCATTTAAAATTTTGGATATGAAGCATATATTTTCCACTTCTTTCACATGTCATTGTCACAAATTCAACTCTTTTATCCAAACCATTATCATACCTTCTAATTATCATACCAAATCTCAGCTTGGAGGCCTCAATATGAATTCATTGAAGCATGTGATCACGAATTCAAACCCTTgctcatttttaaattgattgACAATATCCACCTCCTTCACAACAACAACTTTGGCAACCAGAGAACAACATGTTTGGGAAAAATATTGGGGTGCGCCATACCTAATGAAAACAGTTACaataaaaaaaactcaaaaatttCTAAAATTATAACCAGAGCTGGAAAACTGAGAACATGCAGcttacggagatgcatctccaggGGAGTTCATACAGAATTTGAAGATTCATCTCCAGATTCAACACACGTTTTTTAGTCTTAAAACAAACTTAATGTGATCAATAAGGTTTGAAATGAAGGATCTTTACCTGGAATTCCAGGTTCCTTTACTCCTTTTGATGGGAtgaaacacaaaaataaatattttgagtAAAAATGTTGATTGAGAATGGAAGACTTTTTTAAAAGGATTTGGAGTGAAAAATAAGTATGGGTCTGTGATCATGCAGATGAGTGTTTTATCAACTCATTCCATAAATACATCTCCGAAAATATCTGACATGCAAAGGTGACAGATATTCCAAAATCACGCCCCAAATCTATGTAGCTGCATCTCCGAAATATCCACTGAGTTGTTCAAATATCAATATATTTGTTGAAAATGTCCAGAAATTCATCTCCgaaataaatttttattttacTCTAGAGTGACGTTCATTTAATGCATCATAAAGTGATGTAGATTGTGTCCGAAAATACATCTCCAAAATTTGATAGGTATTTTGAATTTTTGATAAGGTATTTTTCCATCCCATGAAATCgaataaaaaaaattcaaaagaTAAGGCCACTATAACTAACTTGCTAATAGCAACATTGATTATGCAAAAGTCATTAATTAAATGCGAATTAAATCTTAAATCAAATAAACACAGCATATTTTCTTTGTTTcaatcaaaaatattttctttcaAAACATATTTTTCTTTCTAAACCTCGCTTTTGTTTTCTTTTCCCAATGAACCAAATAAAGCTTAAAAGACTTGAAATGCAAAAATTAAGAAACAAAACTTTATTAAATTCATATTCATATACAACACAGCTCTATACTTTAGTACACCATATAATACAACTTTAACTTTCAACAATTATTTCAAGAAACTCTATATATAAAATGATAAAGTTATTATATAAAAATCTCCCAAGCTTAATAATAACCATCCTCTACTCAATACACCCTTCAACTTATTGTACACCCCGGCGCCTCTTCTTCATGCATGTATTCATGGTGGTGATGGTGGCCCGCGTAACAAGGCCCATTCCAACCATAGCTATCATATATGGGCCTCCCGTAAACTTCTGCAGGCCCACCTTGTCCAGGCCCATAAACATACCCATAAGGCACAACCGGTGAAGGATATGAAAGAATAGACATTGGCGTTGTGTGTGGGAATATTACAGCTGGCGCAGCTGCGGTAGGAGCTGGAGCTGGAGCCGGAGCTAGGGCGGGAGCCGGTGCTGGTGTTGGATTTGGTTTTGTTTGTTTAGGTTGAATAACAATAGGTGGGCCTGGTTGGGCTTTGGGCTTTATCTCGGCCTCGGGCTTTTTTTCTTGCTCTTTGGGCTTTGGTGGTTGCACTATTTCTATACTCTTGATTGTACCACCCCCTTGACAACAAATATTGTCTCTTACCTTCTCTGGACTACAACATACCACCCGTATGGTTACGATGCCATTC encodes:
- the LOC127127762 gene encoding protein PYRICULARIA ORYZAE RESISTANCE 21, which produces MEQKVAIMKLKVDLQCRKCCKKVKKILCKYSQIRDQLYDEKNGIVTIRVVCCSPEKVRDNICCQGGGTIKSIEIVQPPKPKEQEKKPEAEIKPKAQPGPPIVIQPKQTKPNPTPAPAPALAPAPAPAPTAAAPAVIFPHTTPMSILSYPSPVVPYGYVYGPGQGGPAEVYGRPIYDSYGWNGPCYAGHHHHHEYMHEEEAPGCTIS